The following coding sequences are from one Haploplasma axanthum window:
- a CDS encoding IS91 family transposase: MDTNVYVKNLYKDLLATAAKNGNTVYENELTRLSNLEHVRSLNSNHVSIKEIFRAFWPSFKLLHQDKLRSSIIKNVESMIDCRNLSKGYLFYECSKCDHYHLSGLSCHSRFCSSCGHKYRDSRSLEIQKKLISVPHRHFVFSLPFDLRPFFWKCRPLFDCLFKSVNDSLHFSLDLSKKDLADDARLGFVAFLHTSGRSLNLHPHIHVLIAEATIDKFNKKKDLYFFPFERLRKTFMFKFLSLASKVLKAFGNHSLYREFNILRSKIIKKYKDGFYTYGPRIKEFTKFYNTKKIANYIARYASHPPIAESNILSLDSTNSTVSWRYTPHDDPNNPVVITEHPHIFISRLIRHIHDEGFHQIRYYGFYANKSARANSFTKLVSKSSIDYLKSRLKWRIMLLDTFKFDPLLCSCGAKMVLNIKLSFLPNNNKGAYISDA, encoded by the coding sequence ATGGATACTAATGTTTATGTTAAAAATCTTTATAAAGATTTACTAGCCACTGCTGCTAAAAATGGTAATACTGTTTATGAGAATGAATTAACGAGACTTTCTAATCTTGAGCATGTTCGTTCCCTAAACTCTAATCACGTCTCTATAAAGGAGATTTTTCGCGCTTTTTGGCCTTCTTTTAAATTACTTCATCAAGATAAACTTCGTTCTTCTATTATTAAAAATGTTGAATCTATGATTGATTGTAGAAATTTATCTAAGGGCTATCTTTTCTATGAGTGCTCTAAATGTGATCATTATCATTTATCTGGTTTATCTTGTCATTCTAGATTTTGTTCCTCTTGTGGCCATAAATATCGTGATTCTCGCTCTTTGGAAATTCAAAAGAAACTTATTTCTGTTCCTCATCGTCATTTTGTTTTTTCTCTTCCCTTTGATTTAAGACCTTTCTTTTGGAAGTGTCGACCTTTATTTGATTGTTTATTTAAATCTGTTAATGATTCTCTTCATTTTTCTTTAGATCTTTCTAAAAAAGATCTAGCAGATGATGCTAGGCTTGGCTTCGTTGCTTTCCTTCATACTTCGGGCCGTAGTTTAAATCTTCATCCTCATATTCATGTTTTAATTGCTGAAGCTACTATTGATAAGTTTAACAAGAAAAAAGATCTTTATTTTTTTCCTTTCGAACGTCTCAGAAAGACTTTTATGTTCAAATTCTTATCCTTAGCTTCTAAAGTTCTCAAAGCTTTTGGTAATCATTCTCTTTATCGTGAATTTAACATCTTAAGGTCTAAAATTATCAAAAAATATAAAGACGGTTTTTATACTTACGGTCCTAGGATTAAAGAGTTTACTAAATTTTATAACACTAAAAAAATTGCTAATTATATTGCTAGATATGCTTCTCATCCTCCTATTGCTGAATCCAATATTTTATCTCTTGATTCTACTAATAGCACTGTCTCTTGGCGTTATACTCCTCACGATGATCCTAATAATCCTGTCGTTATTACTGAACATCCTCATATCTTTATTTCTAGACTAATTAGACATATCCATGATGAGGGTTTTCATCAAATTCGTTACTATGGTTTTTATGCTAATAAATCTGCTCGTGCTAACTCTTTTACTAAATTAGTTTCTAAATCTTCTATTGATTACTTAAAATCTAGATTAAAATGGCGTATAATGTTGCTAGATACTTTTAAGTTTGATCCCCTTCTTTGTAGCTGTGGTGCCAAGATGGTTTTAAATATCAAACTTTCATTTCTACCAAATAATAATAAAGGAGCTTATATTTCTGATGCCTAA
- a CDS encoding GtrA family protein, translated as MSKKIKVVEELSFNTSSILLDKKQETKNLIKLEAANKKLSIKKQLKEQIKASKEKSDDLKIIADNKITELHEITNQRLNEIEEQYNPLIEAAKEKEALIVRKKETINEKETRTGKIKNIKLKVKTQISENKALLKTVEKDSEEYNLIKQNIKTLKKNQNNQIIDLNKEVEFNPITKLLTNVGKFFARIGKWFSRIWKSFKSSHPTVAQFLVFFMISNGVTVLQLVMMPLFKYMFNQTDLINISLQFGRIGNNLNGTPYYMFNYPAGELVSGVGGGLAYFLAVQVTIAIAQIINFFTQRSVTFKSNSNAWVAALWYFIAYVAITFIAAAAQGLYKAPIYDLFMNKWSMGKLGEIIADGLTMIINSAISFWVFFPIMKIIFKQEDKETK; from the coding sequence ATGAGTAAGAAAATTAAGGTGGTTGAAGAATTAAGTTTTAATACATCAAGTATCTTGTTAGATAAAAAACAAGAAACTAAAAACTTAATTAAACTTGAGGCAGCTAATAAAAAACTTAGTATAAAAAAACAACTTAAAGAACAGATAAAAGCGAGTAAAGAAAAAAGTGATGATTTAAAAATAATTGCTGACAATAAGATTACAGAATTGCATGAAATAACTAATCAGAGATTAAATGAAATTGAAGAACAATATAATCCTTTAATTGAAGCCGCAAAAGAAAAAGAAGCATTAATCGTAAGAAAAAAAGAAACGATAAATGAGAAAGAAACAAGAACTGGTAAAATTAAAAATATCAAATTGAAAGTAAAAACACAAATAAGTGAAAATAAAGCATTACTTAAAACTGTTGAAAAAGATAGTGAAGAATATAATTTGATAAAGCAAAATATTAAAACTTTAAAGAAGAATCAAAATAATCAAATTATTGATCTAAATAAAGAAGTAGAATTTAATCCAATAACAAAACTCTTAACAAATGTTGGGAAGTTCTTTGCTAGAATTGGTAAATGGTTCTCAAGAATTTGGAAGTCATTTAAATCAAGTCATCCGACTGTTGCACAGTTTTTAGTATTCTTTATGATAAGTAATGGTGTTACTGTTTTACAACTTGTTATGATGCCATTATTTAAATATATGTTTAACCAAACTGATTTGATTAATATTTCATTACAATTTGGTAGAATAGGAAATAACTTAAATGGAACACCTTACTATATGTTTAATTATCCAGCAGGAGAGTTAGTAAGTGGTGTTGGTGGTGGGCTTGCATATTTCTTAGCAGTTCAAGTTACAATTGCAATAGCTCAAATTATTAATTTCTTTACACAAAGATCCGTAACGTTTAAATCAAACAGTAATGCATGGGTTGCAGCACTTTGGTACTTTATTGCATATGTAGCAATAACGTTTATTGCTGCCGCAGCACAAGGCTTATATAAAGCTCCAATTTATGACTTGTTTATGAATAAATGGAGTATGGGTAAATTGGGTGAAATTATTGCTGATGGATTAACTATGATTATTAATAGTGCTATTTCATTCTGGGTTTTCTTCCCGATTATGAAGATAATATTCAAACAAGAAGATAAAGAAACTAAATAA
- a CDS encoding glycoside hydrolase family 3 C-terminal domain-containing protein, giving the protein MKYKDLISKMTLEEKASLMSGKDFWQTKDIKRLDVPTIFLADGPHGVRKQAAAADHLGLNESIKATAFPTSATMANTWNIKLIKSLGEALGSEAKNQKVNVLLGPGTNIKRNPLCGRNFEYFSEDPYLSGKMSVAHITGVQSNGIGSSVKHFAVNNQEERRLVIDTIVDERALREIYLTPFEMAVKDAKTKTVMSSYNRLRGIHANENMHLMQEVLRKDWGFEGVVVTDWGGNNDRIKGLIAGNELEMPGNGGETNREIVKAIKEGKLDEKVLDIAVDRLLDLIFTTNKSLENDESKINLNEHHKLAEEVASEAIVLLKNDNNVLPLNKKERVAVIGDFAHKPRYQGAGSSIVNPLRVDTTLEFINNYNFDFIGYEPGFKRYGKKSTSLLKKAVKLANNADVLLVYLGLDEITEAEGMDRTNMRLPENQIRLINTLTGLGKKIVVVLSCGSAIEIPFDSKVDAIVHGYLAGQAGAKAILNVIGGVVNPSGRLSETLPVKYEDVSSAPYFPGKEVSVEYRESIYVGYRYFEKAGIEVKYPFGYGLSYTDFQYSNIKVTDKGVSFKVKNIGNVKGKDVAQLYIGLKDSKIFRPTKELKGFEKFELDINETKEVFIPFDEYTFRYWNVETNKFEIEEGNYQVYINRSLTNNVLEAEIKISGTTNNIPYQNKNLGSYFKAEIKNISLEEFSQLNDGEIPSPKTNFYKKNRIVVDYNTTVAELRYSRGWTGRIFAWSMRFAPAFLRTFGKKELANTLIMGMYHQPMRGISRMTNGMISWGQLDGLLLMFNGHFFKGLNKYRKEGKIKRKRIKAEKLAAKMEAKHE; this is encoded by the coding sequence ATGAAATATAAAGATTTGATTAGTAAGATGACTTTAGAAGAAAAAGCTTCTTTAATGTCTGGTAAAGATTTTTGGCAAACAAAAGATATAAAAAGACTAGATGTTCCAACAATTTTTTTAGCTGATGGACCACATGGGGTTAGAAAACAAGCAGCTGCTGCGGATCACTTAGGATTAAATGAAAGTATAAAAGCAACTGCTTTTCCTACATCTGCAACAATGGCAAATACATGGAATATTAAACTTATAAAAAGTTTAGGAGAAGCACTTGGAAGTGAAGCTAAAAACCAAAAAGTTAATGTTTTACTTGGACCTGGAACAAATATAAAAAGAAATCCACTTTGTGGTCGTAATTTTGAATATTTTAGTGAAGACCCTTATCTTTCAGGCAAAATGTCTGTTGCCCATATTACAGGTGTGCAATCAAATGGTATTGGATCATCGGTAAAACATTTTGCAGTTAATAATCAAGAAGAAAGAAGATTAGTAATTGATACTATTGTTGATGAACGAGCATTGCGAGAAATTTATTTAACGCCATTTGAAATGGCTGTAAAAGATGCTAAGACAAAAACTGTAATGTCCTCATATAATCGTCTAAGAGGTATTCATGCCAATGAGAATATGCACTTGATGCAAGAAGTTTTAAGAAAAGATTGGGGATTTGAAGGAGTAGTAGTTACTGACTGGGGTGGTAACAACGATCGTATTAAAGGTTTAATTGCTGGAAATGAACTTGAAATGCCAGGTAATGGTGGAGAAACTAATCGTGAAATTGTTAAAGCAATTAAAGAAGGAAAACTTGATGAAAAAGTTTTAGATATTGCTGTTGATCGACTATTAGATTTAATTTTTACAACAAATAAATCTCTTGAAAATGATGAATCAAAAATTAATTTAAATGAGCACCATAAACTTGCTGAAGAAGTAGCCTCAGAAGCAATTGTTTTATTAAAAAATGATAATAATGTATTACCTTTAAACAAGAAGGAAAGAGTTGCAGTTATTGGTGATTTTGCACATAAACCAAGATACCAAGGGGCAGGCTCTTCAATTGTTAATCCGTTGAGAGTTGATACAACACTAGAATTTATAAACAATTATAATTTTGATTTTATAGGATATGAACCTGGATTTAAGCGTTATGGCAAGAAAAGTACTTCATTGCTTAAAAAAGCTGTTAAACTTGCAAATAATGCTGATGTTTTATTAGTATATTTAGGACTAGATGAAATTACTGAAGCTGAAGGTATGGATAGAACTAATATGAGATTACCTGAAAATCAAATTAGATTGATTAATACTTTAACAGGTTTAGGTAAAAAAATTGTAGTGGTATTATCATGTGGATCAGCAATTGAGATTCCATTTGATTCAAAAGTTGACGCAATTGTTCATGGATATCTTGCAGGTCAAGCAGGAGCGAAAGCAATTCTTAATGTTATAGGGGGAGTTGTAAATCCTTCTGGACGTCTATCTGAAACATTACCAGTTAAATATGAAGATGTTTCATCTGCACCGTATTTTCCAGGTAAAGAAGTAAGTGTTGAGTATAGAGAATCAATATATGTGGGATATCGATATTTTGAAAAAGCCGGTATTGAAGTGAAATATCCTTTTGGATATGGGTTATCATACACAGATTTTCAATATAGCAACATTAAAGTTACAGATAAAGGTGTTAGTTTTAAAGTTAAAAATATTGGTAATGTTAAAGGGAAAGATGTTGCACAACTTTACATAGGTTTAAAGGATAGTAAAATCTTTAGACCAACTAAAGAATTAAAAGGATTCGAAAAATTTGAATTAGATATTAATGAAACAAAAGAAGTCTTTATTCCTTTTGATGAATATACATTTAGATATTGGAATGTGGAAACTAATAAGTTTGAAATAGAAGAAGGAAACTATCAAGTTTATATTAATAGATCATTAACAAATAACGTTCTTGAAGCAGAGATTAAAATTTCTGGAACAACAAACAATATTCCATATCAAAATAAAAATTTAGGTTCATATTTTAAAGCTGAAATAAAGAATATAAGTTTAGAAGAATTTAGTCAGTTAAATGATGGTGAGATTCCAAGTCCTAAAACTAATTTTTATAAGAAAAACAGAATTGTTGTTGATTATAATACCACAGTTGCAGAACTTAGATATTCGAGAGGATGGACTGGAAGAATATTTGCATGGTCAATGCGATTTGCACCAGCATTCTTAAGAACTTTTGGTAAAAAAGAACTTGCAAATACATTAATAATGGGAATGTATCATCAACCTATGAGAGGAATTTCTAGAATGACTAATGGAATGATTTCTTGGGGACAACTAGATGGATTATTATTAATGTTTAATGGACATTTCTTTAAGGGACTAAATAAATATCGTAAAGAAGGCAAAATAAAACGTAAAAGAATTAAAGCAGAGAAATTAGCTGCTAAAATGGAGGCTAAACATGAGTAA
- a CDS encoding glycoside hydrolase family 3 protein codes for MKSFFGKIWKSKASRIWLIVANSIMLLLLIITLVITQVPLINNTLNTVLGGDRRVLISGEEKEALYKSDYESKEKTLEEANKLNEEIASEGFVLLKNDQQALPLSKGSKVSVFGKNSVNLVYGGSGSGGSSSSDTVGIYDALKNSGFDVNPTLKSFYESNASGNGRDKSPAMGTILSGFTIGETPLTSYTNEVKNSYSNYNDAALIVLSRIGGEGYDLPRTMKDKNGNLISGARKSDDHYLQLDQNEADLIKEVSKSFEKIVIVINSSAAMELGFLDDANHYGYSDKIKAALWIGSPGNSGINALGKILNGDVNPSGRTVDTYARNFENDPTWNNFSNNFADNGNRYTVDNKNVDAFFVDYEEGIYVGYRYYETRGFTDGNAWYDQNVVYPFGYGLSYTNFDWEIVSKTEKTALTIDDTIEVEVKVTNVGNVAGKDVVQLYYSAPYTQGGIEKSHIVLGAFGKTKLLEKNESQILKLTLKVSDMASYDYSDANNNGFKGYELESGDYQIKISKNAHTPLLNHTYNVPADHKIQNDSKTNYKVENRFDDVSEHIEKYLSRSNWQDTWPTLPTAEDKEVTQDFIDKLNYTYSDEADKKWYSTTLPSQNMKVIESKVKLYQLIGKDYNDPLWDELLNYVTIDQMRQLIGTGNFNTSQIDNIGKPKTIDPDGPAGFTNFMGDPTVYGTAFYASEVVIGSTWNEELAYEMGKMVGNEGIWGNQKGDKTPYSGWYAPAVNIHRSPFSGRNWEYYSEDGFLSGKMGAQVVQGAKSKGVYTYVKHFVLNDQETDRSSNGLITWANEQTMREIYFKPFEIIVKEGETTAMMSSFNRIGLTWAGGSYELLTEVLRNEWGFKGMVITDYSVLIKYMNVDQMIRAGGDLNLTQEGKPNGNVTPTQITALRNATKNILYTVANSNAMNGYGDGVVYGYAMPYWKLALIWSNVAVVVANATWGFFVVRAALKKNKEVI; via the coding sequence ATGAAAAGTTTTTTTGGAAAAATATGGAAATCAAAAGCTAGTAGAATTTGGCTTATAGTTGCAAACTCTATTATGTTGTTACTTTTGATTATTACCCTAGTTATAACTCAGGTACCATTAATTAATAATACGTTAAATACAGTTTTAGGCGGAGATAGAAGAGTTTTAATATCAGGTGAAGAAAAAGAAGCACTATATAAATCTGATTATGAAAGTAAAGAAAAAACTCTTGAAGAAGCTAACAAACTTAATGAAGAAATAGCTAGCGAAGGATTTGTTTTATTGAAAAATGATCAACAAGCATTACCTTTATCAAAAGGATCAAAGGTAAGTGTTTTCGGTAAAAACTCTGTTAACCTAGTTTATGGGGGTTCAGGTTCAGGAGGATCATCATCAAGTGATACTGTAGGAATTTATGACGCATTGAAAAATTCAGGGTTTGATGTTAATCCAACCTTAAAGAGTTTTTATGAAAGTAATGCATCAGGGAATGGAAGAGATAAAAGTCCTGCAATGGGAACAATCTTATCTGGTTTTACAATCGGTGAAACACCATTAACTAGTTATACAAATGAAGTTAAAAATAGTTATTCTAACTATAATGATGCAGCACTTATTGTTTTATCAAGAATTGGTGGAGAAGGTTATGATTTACCACGTACAATGAAAGATAAAAACGGTAATCTTATTTCTGGAGCACGAAAATCAGATGATCATTATCTACAGTTAGATCAAAATGAAGCTGATTTAATAAAAGAAGTTTCAAAAAGTTTTGAAAAAATTGTTATTGTTATTAATAGTAGTGCAGCAATGGAATTAGGATTTTTAGATGATGCAAATCATTATGGATATAGTGATAAAATAAAAGCTGCATTATGGATTGGTAGCCCAGGAAATAGTGGAATAAACGCTTTAGGTAAGATATTAAATGGAGATGTTAATCCATCAGGTAGAACTGTAGATACATATGCACGTAATTTTGAAAATGATCCAACATGGAATAACTTTTCAAATAATTTTGCTGATAATGGTAATAGATATACAGTAGACAATAAAAATGTTGATGCGTTTTTTGTTGATTATGAAGAAGGAATTTATGTAGGTTATCGTTACTATGAAACACGTGGATTTACTGATGGAAATGCATGGTATGATCAAAATGTTGTTTATCCATTTGGTTATGGATTAAGTTATACAAATTTTGATTGGGAAATAGTTTCAAAAACCGAAAAAACTGCATTAACAATTGATGATACAATTGAAGTTGAAGTTAAAGTAACTAATGTTGGCAATGTTGCTGGTAAAGACGTTGTTCAATTATATTACAGTGCTCCATATACTCAAGGTGGAATTGAAAAATCACATATTGTTTTAGGCGCATTTGGAAAAACAAAATTATTAGAAAAAAATGAATCACAAATCTTAAAACTTACTCTTAAAGTAAGTGATATGGCTTCATATGATTATAGTGATGCAAATAACAATGGTTTCAAAGGTTATGAACTTGAAAGTGGAGATTATCAAATCAAAATATCTAAAAATGCACATACTCCATTATTAAATCATACATATAATGTTCCAGCAGATCATAAAATTCAAAATGATAGTAAAACAAACTATAAAGTTGAAAACAGATTTGATGATGTAAGTGAACATATTGAAAAATACCTGTCAAGAAGTAATTGGCAAGATACATGGCCAACATTACCTACTGCAGAAGATAAAGAGGTTACACAAGACTTTATTGATAAATTAAATTATACATATAGTGATGAAGCAGATAAAAAATGGTATTCTACTACATTGCCGTCACAAAATATGAAAGTTATTGAATCAAAAGTTAAATTATATCAACTAATTGGTAAAGACTATAATGATCCTTTATGGGATGAATTATTAAATTATGTAACAATTGATCAAATGAGACAATTAATTGGAACTGGTAATTTTAACACAAGTCAAATAGATAATATTGGAAAACCAAAAACAATCGATCCAGATGGTCCAGCAGGATTCACAAACTTCATGGGCGATCCTACTGTGTATGGAACTGCTTTTTATGCGAGTGAAGTTGTTATTGGTTCTACTTGGAATGAAGAATTAGCATATGAAATGGGTAAAATGGTTGGTAATGAAGGTATTTGGGGTAACCAAAAAGGAGATAAAACTCCTTATAGCGGTTGGTATGCTCCAGCAGTTAATATCCATAGATCACCATTCTCAGGACGTAACTGGGAGTACTATTCAGAAGATGGTTTCTTATCAGGTAAAATGGGTGCTCAAGTTGTTCAAGGTGCTAAATCTAAAGGTGTTTACACATATGTTAAGCATTTTGTTTTAAATGACCAAGAAACTGATAGAAGTTCTAATGGATTAATAACATGGGCTAATGAACAAACAATGAGAGAAATATATTTTAAACCTTTCGAAATAATTGTTAAAGAGGGAGAAACAACTGCAATGATGTCATCATTTAACCGAATTGGGTTAACGTGGGCAGGTGGAAGTTATGAACTATTAACGGAAGTTCTAAGAAATGAATGGGGCTTTAAAGGAATGGTTATTACAGATTATAGTGTTTTAATAAAATATATGAACGTTGATCAAATGATTCGTGCAGGTGGAGATTTAAACTTAACACAAGAAGGTAAACCAAATGGAAATGTTACACCTACGCAAATTACAGCTTTAAGAAATGCAACAAAAAATATCTTATATACTGTTGCCAATAGTAATGCTATGAATGGATATGGAGATGGTGTAGTCTATGGCTATGCAATGCCTTATTGGAAATTAGCATTAATATGGTCAAATGTTGCAGTTGTTGTTGCTAATGCTACATGGGGATTCTTTGTAGTAAGGGCAGCACTAAAAAAGAACAAAGAAGTTATTTAA
- a CDS encoding glycosyltransferase family 2 protein: MKYITFAIPSYNSENYLHNAVESLLVIGEDAEIIIVNDGSKDNTIKIANEYKKKYPKIVKVIDKENGGHGSGVNAGLEAATGLYYKVVDSDDWLDKENLVTFLEKLKEQYNNNQSPDLYILDFIYEHVEDNTTFVRSYEENFIPNKITTWSETNKKFKYSKTMLMHALVYKTAVLRESGIKLPNHTFYVDNIFSYTPLPYAKTIYYMPIVLYHYYIGRSDQSVQIHNIVKRYKQQIKVMDIILKEYSYDEIKKLPKGLRKYMFHFLSAIMIITQMFTTAEYSKERKDDLRKLWNDLKKNDKKLYRFLRFRSYNCLVNFLPWRIKGYIMVKGYLYFAKKIKLG; this comes from the coding sequence ATGAAGTACATAACATTTGCAATCCCATCATATAACTCAGAAAACTATCTTCATAATGCAGTTGAATCATTATTGGTTATAGGAGAAGATGCAGAGATTATAATAGTAAATGATGGATCAAAAGATAATACAATAAAAATAGCTAATGAATATAAAAAGAAATACCCTAAAATTGTTAAAGTGATAGACAAAGAAAATGGCGGACATGGATCAGGAGTAAATGCAGGGCTAGAAGCAGCAACAGGATTATATTATAAAGTAGTTGATTCAGATGATTGGTTAGATAAAGAAAACTTAGTAACATTTCTAGAAAAACTAAAAGAACAATATAATAATAATCAAAGTCCAGATTTATATATTCTAGACTTCATCTATGAACATGTAGAAGATAATACAACATTTGTTAGATCATATGAAGAAAACTTTATACCAAATAAAATAACAACTTGGAGTGAAACAAATAAGAAGTTTAAATACTCAAAAACAATGTTAATGCATGCATTAGTATATAAAACAGCAGTGTTAAGAGAAAGTGGAATAAAACTTCCGAATCATACGTTTTATGTAGATAATATTTTCTCATATACACCACTGCCATATGCAAAAACAATTTATTACATGCCAATAGTTTTATATCATTATTATATCGGTAGAAGTGACCAATCAGTTCAAATTCATAATATTGTAAAAAGATACAAACAACAAATAAAAGTAATGGATATAATTTTGAAAGAATATAGTTATGATGAAATTAAAAAACTTCCAAAAGGCTTAAGAAAATATATGTTCCATTTTTTATCAGCAATTATGATTATAACTCAAATGTTTACAACAGCTGAATATAGTAAAGAACGTAAAGATGATTTAAGAAAACTTTGGAATGATTTAAAAAAGAATGATAAAAAACTATATAGATTTTTAAGATTTAGATCTTATAATTGCTTAGTTAATTTCTTACCATGGAGAATAAAAGGGTACATTATGGTTAAGGGTTATTTATATTTCGCTAAAAAGATTAAACTAGGATAG
- the glf gene encoding UDP-galactopyranose mutase, with translation MYDYLIVGAGLYGSIFAYEAKKRGKKVLVIDKRNHIGGNLYTKEYEGINVHYYGAHIFHTSNKKVWDYINKFATFNNYVNSPIANYKGEIYNLPFNMNTFNKLWGVITPSEAKEKIEEQRKKYYKENPINLEEQAINLVGTDIYEKLIKGYTEKQWGRDSKELPPFIIKRLPVRFTYNNNYFNDLYQGIPNGGYTKIFEKLLDGIDIRLSTDYFVNKEFFDSIATKVLYTGPLDQFYDYQYGVLDYRSLRFEHEKINTENYQGNAVVNYTDKETPYTRIIEHKHFEFTESKTTIITKEYSVDFEKGMEPYYPINDQQNQEKYQKYFELAKEESKYLFGGRLAEYKYYDMHIIIEKVLERIEQEFENETNS, from the coding sequence ATGTATGATTATTTAATAGTTGGTGCTGGATTATATGGCTCAATATTCGCATATGAAGCTAAAAAACGTGGTAAAAAAGTTTTAGTAATTGATAAACGAAATCATATTGGAGGAAATCTCTATACTAAAGAATATGAAGGGATAAATGTCCATTATTATGGGGCACATATCTTTCATACATCAAATAAAAAGGTGTGGGATTACATAAATAAATTTGCAACATTTAATAACTATGTAAATTCACCAATTGCAAACTATAAAGGTGAAATATATAACCTCCCATTTAATATGAATACATTTAATAAATTATGGGGAGTAATAACACCGAGTGAAGCAAAAGAAAAAATAGAAGAACAAAGAAAAAAATATTATAAAGAAAATCCAATTAACTTAGAGGAACAAGCAATCAACTTAGTTGGAACAGATATTTATGAGAAGTTAATTAAAGGGTATACTGAAAAACAATGGGGAAGAGATTCAAAAGAATTACCACCATTTATTATTAAAAGATTACCAGTAAGATTTACATACAATAATAATTATTTCAACGACTTATATCAAGGAATACCAAATGGTGGATATACAAAAATCTTTGAAAAACTCTTAGATGGAATTGATATTAGATTATCAACTGATTATTTCGTTAATAAAGAATTCTTTGACTCAATAGCAACTAAGGTATTATATACAGGACCATTAGATCAATTTTATGATTATCAATATGGAGTATTAGATTATCGTAGTCTAAGATTTGAACATGAAAAAATAAATACTGAAAACTATCAAGGGAATGCTGTTGTTAATTATACAGATAAAGAAACACCTTACACTAGAATAATCGAACATAAGCATTTTGAATTTACAGAATCAAAAACAACAATAATAACTAAAGAATACTCAGTGGATTTTGAAAAAGGTATGGAGCCATATTATCCAATTAATGATCAACAAAACCAAGAGAAATATCAAAAATATTTCGAATTAGCTAAAGAAGAATCTAAGTATTTATTTGGAGGAAGACTTGCTGAATATAAATATTATGATATGCATATTATTATTGAGAAAGTACTAGAAAGAATTGAACAAGAGTTTGAAAATGAAACAAATAGTTAA